The following proteins come from a genomic window of Triticum aestivum cultivar Chinese Spring chromosome 6A, IWGSC CS RefSeq v2.1, whole genome shotgun sequence:
- the LOC123132220 gene encoding zinc finger BED domain-containing protein RICESLEEPER 2 — MGEPKSNDTAMVHDEEMIVRNKMISSSEMVHCSVMLHGDNMVQESEIVHGDEMVINGNEMVHGSEMIHSNEMMIHGNEMVQVNDMIHSNEMAQVNNMVNGDEMAHGNPLVSADVSPPTSSRRRKKKSPVWEHFTIQHVPGDKRCRIACCNLCKGTFAYSSGAKIAGTSHLKRHIIQGSCPVIKNQERELALPLAEVADNDGEGTIERPSKRRYRRNGSANATFDQERSSLYLAKLIILHDYPLHIVQQPAFSALIGSLQPCFKLSDVDAMEGEVYAVYLKEKHNLLQALSTMPGRMSLTVGLWITSQTLGYVSIAGQFIDMEWRVHRRVLNFTMVASPHSQDALAEAISRSLFDWGMREKLFAITLDNDCPSHDIYSANLRDHLSNTNGVMLKGQLFVVRCYAHILNAAAQDVIASVHGVISGIRESIKFIKASDSHDEKFAEIALQLEIPGTKTLCLDVTTQWDTTYLMLLAALDYRQAFTILETCDDNYNEAPSAEDWKKVEAASNCLKLLYDSAHSVMAVANPTSDIFFHEAWKLQLELANAAAHEDPVVGSIARDVHESFDKYWKDCNLVLAVAVVMDPRFKMKLVEFSYSKIYGVEAAKYVKAVNDSVHELYKEYVAQPPVYVEQSASGNNTQTTPASTGDGLVDFDMYLSEIATTQPSKSELEQYLEESLTPRSTQEFDILNWWKLNTLRFPTLSKMARDVLAIPVSTVSTVSSIFSAVTGSRMLDDYRSSLRPEIVEALVCAKDWLLHSPPASQTHSCAMQ; from the coding sequence ATGGGTGAACCAAAGAGCAATGACACTGCAATGGTGCATGATGAGGAGATGATTGTCAGGAACAAGATGATCAGTAGCAGTGAAATGGTTCATTGCAGTGTGATGCTCCATGGTGACAATATGGTTCAAGAGAGCGAGATAGTCCATGGTGACGAGATGGTGATCAATGGTAATGAGATGGTCCACGGTAGTGAGATGATCCACAGTAATGAGATGATGATCCACGGTAATGAGATGGTTCAAGTTAATGACATGATCCATAGTAATGAGATGGCTCAAGTTAACAACATGGTCAATGGTGATGAGATGGCCCATGGTAATCCATTGGTCAGTGCTGATGTGAGCCCACCAACCTCATCAAGACGCCGGAAAAAGAAGTCACCAGTCTGGGAGCACTTCACCATTCAACATGTGCCTGGGGATAAGAGATGCCGAATTGCATGCTGCAACCTATGCAAGGGAACCTTTGCATATAGTTCTGGCGCAAAAATTGCAGGTACTAGTCATCTCAAAAGGCACATTATACAGGGTTCATGTCCTGTTATCAAAAACCAAGAGAGGGAACTGGCATTGCCTTTAGCAGAAGTGGCTGACAATGATGGTGAGGGTACCATAGAACGCCCTTCTAAGAGGCGTTACAGGCGAAATGGCTCTGCAAACGCTACATTTGATCAAGAACGTAGCAGCTTGTATCTGGCAAAGCTCATCATTTTGCATGACTACCCACTTCATATTGTTCAACAGCCAGCCTTCAGCGCTCTTATTGGTAGTCTGCAACCGTGTTTCAAGTTGTCAGACGTTGATGCAATGGAGGGAGAAGTGTATGCTGTGTATCTGAAAGAAAAACACAACCTACTGCAAGCATTAAGCACTATGCCTGGAAGGATGAGCCTCACCGTAGGATTATGGATAACTAGTCAGACTCTTGGCTATGTGTCAATTGCGGGGCAGTTTATTGACATGGAGTGGAGAGTGCATCGAAGAGTGCTTAATTTCACGATGGTTGCTTCTCCTCATTCGCAGGATGCACTTGCTGAAGCTATCAGCAGAAGCCTTTTTGACTGGGGCATGAGAGAGAAGCTATTCGCCATCACATTGGATAATGATTGCCCATCTCATGATATCTACAGTGCAAACCTGAGAGATCATCTTTCCAATACGAACGGCGTCATGCTTAAGGGCCAGCTATTTGTTGTAAGGTGCTATGCACATATCCTGAATGCAGCTGCACAGGATGTGATTGCTTCAGTCCATGGTGTCATCTCTGGTATCCGTGAAAGCATAAAGTTCATAAAAGCCTCTGATAGTCACGACGAAAAGTTTGCTGAGATTGCTCTGCAGCTGGAGATCCCTGGTACCAAGACCCTTTGTCTGGATGTTACAACCCAGTGGGACACCACCTATCTGATGCTCTTGGCTGCCTTGGATTATAGGCAGGCTTTCACTATACTAGAAACATGTGATGATAACTATAACGAAGCGCCTTCAGCCGAGGACTGGAAAAAGGTTGAGGCTGCCAGCAATTGTTTGAAGCTGCTCTATGACTCGGCTCATAGCGTCATGGCAGTAGCAAACCCAACTTCAGACATCTTTTTCCATGAAGCCTGGAAACTTCAGCTAGAGCTGGCAAATGCCGCGGCACATGAAGATCCAGTTGTCGGCAGCATTGCTAGAGATGTGCACGAGAGTTTCGACAAGTACTGGAAAGATTGCAACCTCGTGTTAGCCGTCGCTGTTGTGATGGATCCGCGTTTTAAGATGAAGCTTGTCGAGTTCAGTTACTCGAAGATTTATGGCGTCGAGGCAGCGAAGTATGTTAAGGCGGTGAATGATTCAGTGCATGAGCTTTATAAGGAGTATGTAGCACAGCCACCGGTCTATGTTGAACAATCTGCCAGCGGGAATAATACTCAAACAACTCCAGCTTCCACCGGTGATGGTCTTGTGGACTTCGACATGTATCTTTCCGAGATTGCTACAACCCAGCCCTCAAAATCTGAACTAGAGCAGTACCTGGAAGAATCCCTGACGCCACGTAGTACCCAAGAGTTTGACATTCTCAACTGGTGGAAGCTTAACACGCTCAGGTTTCCAACGCTCTCGAAGATGGCGCGTGATGTCTTGGCCATTCCGGTGTCCACAGTGAGCACGGTTAGTTCTATATTTTCTGCAGTAACAGGAAGCCGCATGCTCGATGACTATAGAAGCTCGCTTCGTCCTGAAATTGTGGAGGCACTTGTTTGCGCCAAAGACTGGCTCCTGCATTCACCACCCGCCTCGCAGACACACAGTTGTGCAATGCAGTAG